A window from Pseudomonas alloputida encodes these proteins:
- a CDS encoding WYL domain-containing protein: MPHQQLADLTQPQRDRLAFVELRLRFIGEMRRQDLVARFGIQSAAASRDLALYKDLAPGNIDYDGKGKFYVLGSSFQPIFDFPPERVLSWLTQGFGDGEPMHIKAWVASESPSRLTHPDLAILASVTRAIHYECPLGIEYHSISSGRTEREIVPFALIDNGLRWHVRAFDRKSQDFRDFVITRIRRPVVLKGQPVAAHEMSDQDIQWTRIVELELVPHPDQPRPEITEMDYGMQGGVLRMKLRAATAGYILRKWSVDCSPDHSLRGPEYRLWLKDHLAIYGVRNAVLAPGYASPSTEASIDD, from the coding sequence ATGCCCCACCAACAGCTTGCCGATCTCACCCAGCCACAGCGTGACCGCCTCGCGTTCGTGGAATTGCGTCTGCGCTTCATTGGGGAGATGCGCCGCCAGGACTTGGTCGCGCGTTTTGGTATCCAGTCCGCTGCCGCGTCCAGGGATCTGGCGCTGTACAAGGACTTGGCTCCGGGCAATATCGACTACGACGGCAAAGGCAAGTTCTACGTCCTGGGTTCGAGCTTCCAGCCGATCTTCGATTTCCCACCCGAGCGGGTGTTGTCGTGGCTGACCCAGGGGTTTGGCGACGGTGAACCGATGCACATCAAGGCGTGGGTGGCCAGCGAGAGCCCGTCCCGGCTCACTCACCCTGACCTGGCAATCTTGGCGAGCGTCACTCGGGCCATTCATTACGAGTGCCCGCTCGGCATCGAGTACCACTCCATCTCAAGCGGTCGCACGGAGCGCGAGATCGTTCCGTTTGCGCTGATCGACAACGGTCTGCGCTGGCACGTTCGCGCGTTCGACCGCAAATCCCAGGATTTCCGGGATTTCGTCATCACCCGGATCAGACGCCCTGTCGTGCTCAAGGGCCAGCCAGTGGCGGCTCACGAGATGAGCGATCAGGACATTCAGTGGACACGGATCGTCGAGCTGGAACTGGTTCCCCATCCGGACCAGCCCCGGCCAGAGATCACCGAAATGGACTACGGCATGCAGGGCGGCGTGCTGCGGATGAAGCTGCGTGCAGCCACGGCCGGGTACATCCTGCGCAAATGGAGTGTCGATTGTTCCCCCGACCATAGCCTGCGCGGCCCCGAGTACCGGCTTTGGTTGAAAGACCACCTTGCCATCTACGGTGTGCGCAATGCTGTGCTGGCGCCGGGATATGCATCGCCAAGTACAGAGGCGTCGATAGACGACTGA